The Desmonostoc muscorum LEGE 12446 genome includes a region encoding these proteins:
- a CDS encoding FHA domain-containing serine/threonine-protein kinase, producing MVTLTLLEPQQKTPLHQWCFENSSIIRIGRAADNHVVLTDSLVSRYHLELRQVDAASNGGAWQLISQGTNGTFLNGVLVIQSLLPDNSLLQLAQGGPILQFQIQAVKPPEVWLPWQEIQETLENAAPTVSSAKNPGILSYTCTHEGNSPNNLFCIHCGQPLSVQQKIRHYQVLRTLGQGGMGTTYLAWDAAGLIAGMPKLLVLKQMNADMVRIAKAQELFEREAYTLKSLKHPGIPKYYDFFVEDGKKFLAMELIHGQDLEKRISTTGPVTPNQAIAWMIQTCDILDYLHSQEPPLIHRDIKPANLMVRSFQNRIVVLDFGAVKEIGTLPGTRIGAEGYCAPEQERGQPLTQSDLYAIGPTLIFLLTGENPFKYYRQQGRHFRFDVAKVPTISSQLRDVIDRVTEPLPRDRYQTAKELAEALAACQ from the coding sequence GTGGTTACTCTGACCCTGTTAGAACCGCAACAGAAAACGCCGCTCCATCAGTGGTGCTTTGAAAACTCTTCCATAATTCGGATTGGTCGAGCAGCAGACAATCATGTTGTTTTAACTGATAGTTTGGTTTCTCGGTATCATCTAGAACTTAGACAAGTGGATGCTGCCAGCAATGGCGGTGCTTGGCAACTAATTAGTCAGGGCACAAATGGAACTTTCCTCAATGGTGTCCTGGTGATCCAAAGTCTGTTACCAGATAATTCACTTTTGCAACTGGCACAAGGAGGTCCAATACTGCAATTCCAAATCCAGGCGGTAAAACCACCGGAGGTTTGGTTGCCTTGGCAAGAGATCCAAGAAACGCTGGAAAACGCAGCTCCAACAGTCTCCTCAGCAAAAAATCCTGGGATTTTATCCTACACTTGCACCCACGAAGGTAACTCCCCGAATAATCTCTTTTGCATCCACTGTGGTCAACCCCTGTCAGTGCAACAGAAGATTCGCCATTATCAGGTGTTGCGAACTCTAGGACAAGGAGGGATGGGTACTACCTATCTCGCTTGGGATGCGGCTGGTTTGATTGCGGGTATGCCAAAACTACTGGTGTTGAAGCAAATGAATGCTGATATGGTGAGAATTGCCAAAGCTCAAGAATTATTTGAGCGGGAAGCGTATACTCTCAAATCTCTCAAGCATCCTGGAATTCCCAAGTATTACGATTTCTTTGTGGAAGATGGAAAAAAATTCTTGGCAATGGAACTAATCCACGGACAAGATTTAGAGAAACGAATTTCTACCACTGGTCCAGTAACGCCAAACCAAGCGATCGCCTGGATGATCCAAACCTGCGATATTCTAGACTATCTTCATAGCCAAGAGCCTCCACTGATCCACCGCGATATAAAACCCGCTAACTTGATGGTGCGAAGCTTTCAAAATCGCATAGTGGTGCTGGATTTTGGTGCAGTTAAGGAAATTGGTACACTGCCTGGTACTCGTATTGGGGCAGAAGGTTACTGCGCTCCCGAACAAGAACGAGGACAACCTTTGACGCAATCTGATTTATATGCAATTGGGCCAACGCTGATTTTTCTGCTCACGGGCGAAAACCCTTTCAAGTATTACCGCCAACAGGGGCGACACTTCAGGTTTGATGTGGCAAAAGTTCCTACTATTAGTTCCCAATTAAGAGATGTTATTGACCGCGTTACCGAACCATTGCCACGCGATCGCTATCAGACTGCCAAGGAATTAGCGGAGGCCTTAGCTGCTTGTCAATAG
- a CDS encoding serine/threonine phosphatase: MLICPQCKFENPNTNKFCQKCGTSLTHKICPECSTDVPVNALRCHNCGTECGTVFWAIITQEGTGDEGAGGAGGAGEAGEVNSPSSPSSPLPPPPNPEITLGSYLDSQQRYQLLDTLPSLENITEAEARVVDCQPYQISPIEAILGNQQSDLVTPSVPTNVIPSLAKLYIALQYQGQPGIPRIHDAWQQGDKQVVVIEDRSDWQLLLDLWQEETTSSLKILHWCYQMTQLWAILEPVNCRQSLLELSNLRLDEDQTLALQRLYVESGNSQAIAESLEDDQAQISVISEQSLTIQALGRVWQTLFRQTQRTQFGSVVQMLGDLEAGKIETIAQLRSRLQEISVELEALGTPTLPPIEEKHTVVPTILQSEEPEDIISKTDDMPTVVLAMQLSSLEDAGRTDVGRQRHHNEDYFGIETKIDKLELPKTRILEGHGLYILCDGMGGHAGGEVASELAVNTLRQYFQEHWIPNQLPTENSIREAVYLANEAIYKLNQQDARSGVGRMGTTLVMLLIQDTQAAVAHVGDSRLYRLTRKQGLEQVTVDHEVGQREITRGVEASIAYARPDAYQLTQALGPRDENSINPDVGFFEINEDTLLVLASDGLSDNDLLETHWQTHLEPLLSSSANLERGVTDLIDLANQHNGHDNITAILIRAKVRPNLES, encoded by the coding sequence ATGCTGATTTGCCCTCAGTGTAAATTTGAAAACCCTAATACCAACAAATTCTGTCAAAAATGCGGCACGTCCCTGACTCACAAAATCTGTCCTGAATGCAGTACCGATGTTCCTGTGAATGCCCTACGTTGTCACAACTGTGGCACAGAATGCGGAACAGTATTTTGGGCAATTATTACTCAAGAAGGGACTGGAGATGAGGGAGCAGGGGGAGCAGGGGGAGCAGGGGAAGCAGGGGAAGTAAATTCTCCCTCATCCCCCTCATCCCCTCTACCCCCTCCCCCTAACCCTGAAATAACATTAGGCTCCTATTTAGACTCTCAGCAGCGCTATCAATTGTTAGATACCTTACCTAGTTTAGAAAATATTACTGAGGCAGAGGCAAGAGTTGTAGACTGCCAACCGTATCAAATATCACCTATAGAGGCAATATTAGGAAATCAGCAATCGGATCTGGTAACGCCATCAGTGCCAACAAATGTAATTCCTAGCCTTGCTAAACTTTATATTGCTTTACAATACCAAGGTCAGCCAGGGATACCACGGATTCACGATGCATGGCAGCAAGGTGATAAACAGGTAGTAGTAATCGAAGACCGTTCGGATTGGCAACTTTTACTCGATTTGTGGCAAGAAGAGACAACGAGTTCGTTAAAAATTTTACACTGGTGTTATCAAATGACCCAACTTTGGGCAATATTGGAACCAGTGAATTGTCGTCAAAGTCTGTTGGAATTGTCGAATTTGCGATTGGATGAAGACCAAACGCTGGCGCTACAGAGATTGTATGTGGAATCAGGGAATAGTCAGGCGATCGCCGAGTCGCTAGAAGATGACCAAGCCCAAATATCTGTTATTTCAGAGCAATCCTTAACCATCCAAGCTTTGGGGCGGGTTTGGCAAACGCTATTTAGACAGACTCAACGCACTCAATTTGGCTCTGTAGTGCAGATGTTAGGAGATTTAGAGGCAGGTAAAATTGAAACGATCGCACAGTTGCGATCGCGTTTGCAGGAAATCTCTGTGGAACTGGAAGCACTAGGAACCCCAACTTTGCCCCCAATAGAGGAGAAACATACTGTTGTGCCTACTATCCTGCAATCGGAAGAACCAGAAGATATCATTAGTAAAACTGATGATATGCCAACTGTTGTGCTGGCAATGCAATTAAGTAGCTTGGAAGATGCAGGACGCACAGATGTCGGGCGTCAACGTCATCATAACGAAGACTACTTTGGTATTGAAACCAAAATTGACAAACTGGAGTTGCCCAAAACTCGAATCCTGGAAGGGCATGGTTTGTATATCCTCTGTGATGGTATGGGTGGACACGCTGGCGGCGAGGTAGCCAGCGAGTTAGCAGTCAACACCCTCAGGCAATATTTCCAAGAACACTGGATTCCTAATCAACTGCCAACCGAAAATAGCATTCGTGAGGCAGTTTATTTAGCTAATGAGGCGATTTACAAGCTCAATCAACAAGATGCTCGTTCTGGAGTTGGGCGCATGGGTACAACTCTGGTAATGCTCTTAATTCAAGACACTCAAGCAGCAGTCGCTCATGTGGGAGATAGCCGCCTTTATCGCCTGACCCGCAAACAGGGATTAGAACAAGTCACAGTAGATCACGAAGTCGGGCAACGTGAAATTACTAGGGGAGTGGAAGCAAGTATAGCTTATGCCCGCCCGGATGCCTACCAACTCACTCAAGCATTGGGGCCTCGTGATGAAAACTCCATTAATCCCGATGTGGGCTTTTTCGAGATCAATGAAGATACCCTTCTAGTATTGGCATCGGACGGTTTATCAGATAATGATTTACTAGAAACCCATTGGCAGACTCACTTAGAACCCTTACTGAGTTCTAGCGCGAACTTAGAACGGGGCGTTACAGACTTAATTGATTTGGCAAACCAACACAATGGTCACGACAACATTACTGCTATACTGATTCGGGCAAAAGTGCGCCCAAATCTTGAAAGTTAA
- a CDS encoding basic amino acid ABC transporter substrate-binding protein — MPHAQCPITTVKLIKCKWQQLILSLGCMLLVIACNSFYPSTNQDAKLLKVATDPTFIPFEIQTASGKLEGFDIDLMRAIAQVALFTVKFENLPFDGMISALQAKRVDAAISGITITAERLKTIAFSRPYFKAGLAIATRQDNQNIKDFNSLQGKKIAVQIGSTGADFAKTIPNAKISTFNSGPEFFQDLLNGNVDAVVSDAFATLYAIKNGKLKGIKVVADLLTEEYYGIATPKDSPHLDAINKAIATLLSNGTYKQIYQKWFNAEPPQLPES; from the coding sequence ATGCCCCATGCCCAATGCCCAATAACTACAGTGAAATTGATTAAGTGCAAGTGGCAGCAGCTAATTTTGAGTTTAGGCTGTATGTTACTGGTTATTGCTTGTAACAGTTTCTATCCCAGTACCAACCAAGATGCAAAACTTCTCAAGGTTGCTACAGATCCTACCTTTATCCCTTTTGAAATCCAAACAGCTAGCGGGAAGTTAGAAGGCTTTGATATTGATTTGATGAGGGCGATCGCTCAAGTGGCTCTTTTTACAGTTAAGTTTGAAAATCTGCCCTTTGATGGCATGATATCGGCTTTGCAAGCTAAAAGAGTTGATGCCGCAATTAGTGGAATTACAATTACCGCCGAACGCCTGAAAACAATTGCTTTTTCACGACCTTATTTTAAAGCCGGACTAGCGATCGCTACACGCCAAGATAATCAAAATATTAAAGACTTCAACAGTCTCCAGGGGAAAAAAATTGCTGTACAAATTGGTTCCACTGGGGCAGATTTTGCCAAAACCATCCCCAACGCCAAAATTAGTACTTTTAATTCTGGCCCAGAATTTTTTCAAGACTTGCTCAACGGCAATGTTGATGCTGTAGTTAGCGATGCTTTCGCTACTTTGTATGCGATTAAAAATGGCAAACTCAAAGGCATCAAAGTTGTTGCCGACCTACTCACCGAAGAATACTACGGCATTGCCACACCTAAAGATTCTCCTCACCTAGACGCAATTAACAAAGCCATAGCCACTTTGTTATCCAACGGCACTTACAAGCAAATTTATCAAAAATGGTTTAACGCCGAACCTCCGCAATTGCCAGAATCTTGA
- a CDS encoding aminotransferase-like domain-containing protein, with product MAHTTSAHQIADLFAERAKNLAPPTYGTELTKIVSVSFTYGLADPTLFPHADLADASAAVLAQEAAIALNYGPPSAQLYEQIILRLQAQGIAADRDRVLLGYGSGQILGLLPDVFIEPGDVVIVEGPTFLGVVARFVHAGARLITIPVDELGMDVDALEETLSDLKKQGIRPRFIYTIPTFHNPTGTTMPLFRRQKLVALAAEYGVLVVEDDAYKDLRFQGEAVPSLASLDQEGWVFYVSTFSKIIAPGVRLGWACGDPAIIERLAMFKSEGPVGPFVSHVVGRYCATGKLDAHIQKLITCYQHKCNLLLEAIAAEFPSDIVALQPDGGFFVWCKLPQNISAKALLTACAEHGVSFLPGTRCYANGQGDDAMRLAFSFQPNDKIVEGIATLGRVLRQWQR from the coding sequence ATGGCTCACACTACTTCTGCTCATCAAATTGCTGATTTGTTCGCCGAACGAGCCAAAAACCTGGCACCACCAACCTATGGCACAGAGTTAACCAAAATCGTCAGTGTCAGTTTTACCTACGGTTTAGCTGACCCAACTCTTTTTCCTCATGCTGATTTAGCAGATGCAAGTGCTGCTGTGCTGGCACAAGAGGCTGCGATCGCTCTCAACTACGGCCCACCTTCAGCTCAACTGTATGAGCAAATTATCCTCCGCTTGCAGGCTCAAGGAATCGCTGCTGATCGCGATCGTGTTCTCCTTGGCTACGGTTCTGGGCAGATTCTCGGCTTACTACCAGATGTATTTATCGAACCCGGTGATGTGGTGATTGTGGAAGGCCCAACCTTCTTGGGAGTAGTTGCTAGATTTGTTCACGCTGGCGCACGCCTAATTACCATTCCTGTGGATGAATTGGGAATGGATGTGGACGCCCTAGAAGAAACTTTAAGTGACTTGAAAAAACAGGGCATTCGACCCAGGTTTATTTACACAATTCCCACGTTTCACAATCCCACAGGCACTACTATGCCGTTATTTCGCCGCCAAAAATTAGTAGCACTGGCGGCTGAATATGGTGTGCTGGTGGTGGAAGACGATGCGTATAAGGATTTGCGTTTTCAGGGCGAAGCTGTGCCTTCCTTAGCATCTCTCGACCAAGAAGGGTGGGTGTTCTATGTGAGTACCTTCTCGAAAATTATTGCGCCTGGTGTGAGGTTGGGCTGGGCTTGTGGCGATCCAGCAATTATTGAGCGCTTGGCAATGTTCAAAAGCGAGGGGCCTGTGGGGCCTTTTGTCAGTCATGTAGTTGGGCGCTACTGTGCCACAGGGAAATTAGATGCTCATATTCAGAAGTTAATCACCTGCTATCAGCATAAGTGTAATTTGTTGTTAGAAGCGATCGCTGCTGAGTTTCCCAGCGATATAGTTGCTTTACAACCAGACGGCGGCTTTTTCGTTTGGTGTAAATTGCCGCAAAATATCAGTGCCAAAGCACTCCTGACTGCTTGTGCAGAACACGGCGTCAGCTTTCTACCAGGAACTCGTTGTTACGCCAACGGTCAGGGGGATGATGCCATGAGGCTAGCTTTCAGTTTTCAACCAAACGACAAGATTGTGGAGGGAATCGCTACCCTTGGAAGAGTGTTGCGCCAATGGCAGCGATGA
- a CDS encoding J domain-containing protein: protein MDLGDCYRLLGLRSGASFADIKASYRRLAQQYHPDINPDDNKAKDKFIALTEAYKLLLTVVLPEETAAHSNQVSTAGRDRPKATHREKTPVKKATSQEPTTPKPPNLVEIEQRLKWKTYEQLQRFLQERRFPQAIALAEALSDRLSGDAEVRQWLAVAYQIWGRALISENQLLKARIYLKKALKTDPHNKSLWYEVQRDFERLEQIF, encoded by the coding sequence ATGGATCTTGGAGATTGCTACCGTTTATTGGGTTTAAGGTCGGGAGCCTCTTTTGCTGACATTAAAGCGTCTTACCGACGACTAGCGCAGCAATATCATCCCGATATCAACCCAGATGACAACAAAGCCAAAGATAAGTTTATTGCCTTGACAGAGGCTTACAAACTCCTGCTGACGGTAGTACTGCCAGAGGAAACAGCTGCACATTCAAATCAGGTGTCAACAGCGGGACGCGATCGCCCCAAAGCAACGCATCGGGAAAAAACACCAGTAAAAAAGGCCACAAGCCAAGAACCGACGACACCGAAGCCGCCGAATTTAGTGGAAATAGAACAGCGGCTAAAGTGGAAGACTTATGAGCAATTGCAGCGATTTTTGCAAGAAAGACGATTTCCCCAAGCGATCGCCCTGGCTGAAGCTTTATCAGATCGGTTGTCAGGGGATGCAGAAGTTCGTCAATGGCTAGCAGTTGCCTACCAAATCTGGGGACGGGCGTTAATTTCGGAAAACCAGTTGCTCAAAGCTAGAATTTATCTCAAAAAAGCCCTGAAAACAGACCCCCACAATAAAAGCCTCTGGTATGAAGTGCAGCGGGATTTCGAGCGTTTAGAACAAATTTTTTGA
- a CDS encoding ATP-dependent Clp protease proteolytic subunit: MPIGYPSVPYRLPGGQMEEWVHIYTRLSLERIIFLGEEIDDKIANEIIAFLLYLDSEDPGKDIYIYINSPGGMVTSGLAIYDTMQHIKSDVVTICTGLAASMGSFLLAGGAKGKRLALPHSRIMIHQPSGGTRGQASDIEIEAREILRIRNQLNQIYADNTGQTLAKIEKDMDRDFFMSAPEAKEYGLIDRVIEERP, from the coding sequence ATGCCTATTGGTTACCCTAGCGTTCCCTATCGGTTGCCAGGGGGACAGATGGAGGAATGGGTTCACATTTATACTCGTCTTTCCCTGGAACGCATTATTTTTCTGGGAGAGGAAATTGATGATAAAATTGCCAACGAGATTATAGCCTTCTTGCTATATCTGGATTCAGAAGATCCAGGCAAAGATATTTACATATACATCAACTCTCCTGGCGGTATGGTCACCTCTGGGCTGGCAATTTATGACACCATGCAACACATCAAATCAGATGTGGTCACCATATGCACGGGTCTAGCAGCCTCTATGGGGTCATTTCTGCTAGCAGGTGGAGCCAAAGGCAAACGCCTAGCATTGCCGCACTCACGGATTATGATACACCAACCTTCTGGTGGCACCCGTGGGCAAGCAAGCGATATCGAAATTGAAGCTAGAGAAATTCTGCGGATTCGTAACCAGCTAAATCAAATTTATGCTGACAACACTGGTCAAACCTTAGCAAAAATTGAAAAAGACATGGATCGCGACTTTTTCATGTCTGCCCCAGAAGCTAAAGAATACGGTTTAATTGACCGTGTGATTGAAGAAAGACCGTAG